The uncultured Desulfatiglans sp. DNA window CAGCAGGCTCTCCAGCAGCGAGACCATGAACACCGTGATGACGACAAGCGGAATGGTCATGAAGATCTTCCCGATGATACCGGGAACGAATGCGAGCGGCAGAAAAGCCACGACGTTGGTCAGGATGCTGAACGTCACGGGCATGGACACCTCCCGTGCACCCTGGATCGCCGCCGCCATCATGGACATCCCCTCCTGGCGGTTGTGGTAGACGTTTTCCCCGACGACGATCGCATCGTCCACCACAATGCCCAGGGCCACGATGAACGCGAACATGGACATCATGTTGATGCTCACGCCCAGGGTCGGCAGAAACAGGAGGCCCCCCAGGAATGAAATCGGGATGCCCAGCGCCACCCAGAAGGCCAGGCGCGCCTCGAGGAACACGCCCAGCACCAGGAAAACCAGGCCGAGCCCGATCAGGCCGTTGGTCAGAAGCAGTTCGAGACGCTGACGGTAGATGTCCGAGCGGTCGTTGAGGACCGCGATGGACAGGCCGGGCGCGAGGCTGGGACGATAGCGGTCCAGAAAGCTCTTCACCGCCGAGGAGACGCTGATCGGCGTCTGGTCCCCCACGCGGTACACGGCGACCATGATCGCCGGTTTTCCGTCGTAGGTCGCGTAATAGTCAGTGTCCTCGAAGCCGTCGATGATCACGGCGATGTCTTCGAGCCGCACCTGCGTCCCGTCGTTGGTGGTGATCACGGGGATGCGGGCAAACTCGCGCCCCCAGTCGCGCCGCTCCTTCATCCGGACAAGGATCTCGCCCCCTTCGGTCTTGACCCCGCCGCCCGCCACCTCCACTGCGGCCGCCCGCACCCGGCGGGCCACCTCCTCCAAGGTGAGGTTGTGGTTGCGGAGATTCTGCTGCGGGACCTCGATGCCGATCTCGAGATTGCGCGCGCCCGAAAGCTCGACCTGCGTGATCCCCGGCTCCTGCAGGAGGCCGTCCCGAATCCTTTCGGCCGCATCCCGAAGGACGCGCTCTTCCTGCTCGCCGTAAATGATCAGGGTGACGACCTCGCGGCGCCGGGTGGCGATCTCCACACGCGGCTCCTCGGCCTCCTCGGGGAACGACGTGATGCGGTCGACCTCGTTCTGGACGTCCTGGGCGAGCTTCTGGATATCGGCGCCCACGAGGACCTCGATGGTCACCGTGCCGACGCCCTCCCGCGCCGTAGCTGTCACCTTGTCTACCCCGTCGAGCCCGAGGACCGCCTCTTCGACCGCGAGCACAATCCCCTGTTCGACCTCCTCGGGGCTCGCCCCGGGATAGAGCACGCTCACGGTCACGATGTCCAGATCGAAGTCCGGGAAGACCTCCTGCTTGATTCGGCTGCCCCAGATTAGGCCGCCCACGAGGAACACCACCATCAGCAGGTTGGCGGCGACATGGTTGCGCGCCATGTAGGCGATCGGGCCGCGCTTCGTCGTAGGATCCAGGCCTTCCGTCATCTTCGGACTCATCCCGGCGTCATTCCTCGCTTCGAGCCTTCCCGGAGGCATCCCCCCGCCGCTCTTCCACTCTGACCGCCATCCCCGGCACCCCGGAGGCCAAGTCGGAAACGATCAACCGGCCCCCCTCGCTCAAGCCCCCGTCCACCAAAACGAAGTCGGCCTCGCGCCAGATCGTCTGCACCCGCCTGACCTCCATCAGCCCGTCCTCGCCCACCAGCCACACATGGTCCCCGTCGCGCAGGGCGGACCGGGGGATGCGCACGACCTCCGCAAGTTCGTTCCCGACAACCTCGGCCCGCACATACTCCCCGATCAGAAGAGGCGGTCTGCGGTCTGCGCCGCCCTCCAGGTCGAGGGGGTCATGGACAACCAGCAGAACGCGCGCCATCCGGCCCTCGGCATCGAGGTCGCTCAGAAGCCGGAAGACCCAAGCCTCCCGCTCGTAGCCGCCCGAATAGCTCACTTTGGCCGCAGACCCGCGTTCCCTGTCCTTCCCCGGAAAATCGATCCACTTCAGCCGGTCGACCGGAACCGAGACCTGCACCCAGTAGAGGTCCGTCCCGACGAGGCGGGCCAACTCCTCCTGCGCCGACACCTGGGATCCAATGGAGACGCTTCTCGTACGGACCACCGCATTGAACGGGGAGCGGACGACCGTCCGCTCCAGGTCGAGCTTCGCCTGGGCAAGCTCCGCCTCTGCAGCCTCGAGGTCCGCCTTCGCCTTCGCCAGGTGCGGTTTTCTGAGCGCCAGCTCCTCGTCCAACGGGTCGGCCGGCCGGCCCTGGTTGAGGATCTCCCACTCGCGCCGCGCCACGGCCTGCCGCCCTTCCTCGACCCGCAGCTGATAGCGCGCATCGACCACGGCGCTTTCCCTGCGGGCCACGGCAAGCTTGTAGTCGGTCGCATCCAGCCGCAGGATGACGTCCCCTTCACGGAAGCGCCCCCCCTCGACGAAGTTCGGGGCCACGAAGACCACTTCGCCCGCCACGCGGGCCTCGAGGGCGATCTCCCGCGCCGGGATCACGGTCCCCATAACGGGCAGGATGACCGGTTCGCGCGACGGCCTCACATCCATCACCTGCACGAGGGGCGCATGCGCTTCTGGCGGCTTCCTGGGCGCCTTCGGGGCGGTGTTCTTGATGTAGGTCGCGCCCGCAATCCCAGCGGCCAGGACCAGAAGCGGCAAAATCACCCGGATCGCCAGCCGCCCCCGCGACCCCGCAGCAGCCTTGGACGCCCCTTGGGCCGATGCGCCCCGATCCTCCCCGGATGTCGGTTCAACTCTCATGCCTGTCAACCTTTCCAGCGCCTTGCGTTCTCAACCCCTCCTCAGGGTCGAGGTCCGTCGTCCAGCCCCCGCCAAGGGCGCGATACAGATTGACTCTTGCCGTCAGAAGTTCGCTCCTTCGCCGAATCAGATTCAGCTCGAGCTCCTGGGTGCTCAGGATCTGCGTCAAAACGGGCAGATAATCGCTCAACCCTTTCCGGTAACGCTCCTGCGCCTCCCTGAGCGCGCGCTCCGCCGTCACGAGCTGTTTTTCCACCGCGCCGATGTGCTCCCGCAGGGCAGCCTCCGTCACGAGCGCGTCCTCGACCTCTCGGACGGCCGTCAGTACGATCTCCCTGTGGCGGGCAAGCGCCTCTTCGACGACCGCACGCGTGCGGTCCACTTCCGCCGCGCGCCGCCGCCCGTCGAGGATAGGGGCCGCGAGGTCCGCCGCCAGGCTGAAAAGCCATTGATCGAAGAGCCGGTTGAGGTCGTCGGAACCGAAGGTGAAATCGGCCCTCAGGGTCAGGTTCGGCAGCCTGTCGGCGCGCGCGGCCGCCACCTGCCAGTCCGCAGCTTCGAGCCGCAGCATGGAGGCGCGGACATCCGGGCGCGCCGCCAGAAGATCAGCCGGGAGCCCGGTGGCCGGGACCGAAGAGGGCGCGGGCAGGGCCTTGCGTCCGATCTCCATCGCGGCGCCCGGCGCCTTTCCAAGGAGCACCGCCAACTGGTTCAGGCTCAAACGCTCCTGCTCTTCCACGAGCGGGATCTCGGCCCGGACGCGATCGATGATCTGCTGCTGCTGATAGACATCGAGGGCGGAACCGAGCGCCATGCGGAAGCGCAGATTCACCAGTTCGAGGTAGATCCGGTTAATCCGCAGCTGCTCATCGAGAAGCTCCCGCTGCATCCGCTGCGCAATCACGGCCGCCCAGAGCCGGGTCACCTCCGCAGCAAGCGTCATGGCGGCGGCGTGGACATCCTCCCGTGTCGCATCCACCTGCAGGAGAGCGGCTTCACGCTCGGACCGGATCTTCCCCCACAGATCGACCTCGTAGCGGCTCATGGCCCCGAGGGAATAATCGTCGCCGCTGGTGCGCACAGCGCCGCTGCCCTCGCCGTGCGCATGGGAGTAACCGGCGCCCGCGTTCAGCGTCAGGTCCGGGTAAAGGCCGGAGCCGGCCTGCACCGCCACCGCCCGGGCCTGATCGAGCCTCGCCCAGGCCTGCCGCAGCGTCGGGTTCGCGGCCAGGGCCCCTTCCACCAGGGCGTTCAGTTCAGGATCCTCGAAGCTCTCCCACCAGCGGCCAGGCAGCGCTTCAACGGCCTCGCCAAGCGTGTAGCGCTCCGGCAGAAGCCCGCTTTCAGGCGCCCGCAGATTTGGGCGGAAGGGGTGGCAGGCCGACAAGACCAATAGGCAGCAGAGCCATGCCAGGGCCACGGCTGCCCGCGCCTTCCAAACCTTCGAAACCTTCGATATCGTGTATAACGCCTGCGGCATCGACCCCTGCTCTATCCGCGTTTCCATGCGGTCCGGCCTGTCCCGGCGGCTCCCGAACCGTTCACACCCGCACACCCGCCGAATATCGAGGGCAGGCCCTCGATGCCTCCCCGCGCTTCCGGCGCTCCAGACGCACTCCCATTCATGGAACAGTATGGGCAAGCGGTTTTCCAATGCTTCAATCGAATCAGTCTAAACTTTCCCCGATGCCAATTCAACCGGCTTTCACGCACCGGCCGCCGGTGGAGGGCGGCCGGCGACCGTCCCTTGCCGGAGCGGCACCCCTCCCCCGCCGCTTGAATCAAAACCGCTGCTGGT harbors:
- a CDS encoding Efflux transporter, RND family, MFP subunit, whose protein sequence is MRVEPTSGEDRGASAQGASKAAAGSRGRLAIRVILPLLVLAAGIAGATYIKNTAPKAPRKPPEAHAPLVQVMDVRPSREPVILPVMGTVIPAREIALEARVAGEVVFVAPNFVEGGRFREGDVILRLDATDYKLAVARRESAVVDARYQLRVEEGRQAVARREWEILNQGRPADPLDEELALRKPHLAKAKADLEAAEAELAQAKLDLERTVVRSPFNAVVRTRSVSIGSQVSAQEELARLVGTDLYWVQVSVPVDRLKWIDFPGKDRERGSAAKVSYSGGYEREAWVFRLLSDLDAEGRMARVLLVVHDPLDLEGGADRRPPLLIGEYVRAEVVGNELAEVVRIPRSALRDGDHVWLVGEDGLMEVRRVQTIWREADFVLVDGGLSEGGRLIVSDLASGVPGMAVRVEERRGDASGKARSEE
- a CDS encoding RND efflux system, outer membrane lipoprotein, NodT family, which translates into the protein MPQALYTISKVSKVWKARAAVALAWLCCLLVLSACHPFRPNLRAPESGLLPERYTLGEAVEALPGRWWESFEDPELNALVEGALAANPTLRQAWARLDQARAVAVQAGSGLYPDLTLNAGAGYSHAHGEGSGAVRTSGDDYSLGAMSRYEVDLWGKIRSEREAALLQVDATREDVHAAAMTLAAEVTRLWAAVIAQRMQRELLDEQLRINRIYLELVNLRFRMALGSALDVYQQQQIIDRVRAEIPLVEEQERLSLNQLAVLLGKAPGAAMEIGRKALPAPSSVPATGLPADLLAARPDVRASMLRLEAADWQVAAARADRLPNLTLRADFTFGSDDLNRLFDQWLFSLAADLAAPILDGRRRAAEVDRTRAVVEEALARHREIVLTAVREVEDALVTEAALREHIGAVEKQLVTAERALREAQERYRKGLSDYLPVLTQILSTQELELNLIRRRSELLTARVNLYRALGGGWTTDLDPEEGLRTQGAGKVDRHES